A window from bacterium encodes these proteins:
- the pdxA gene encoding 4-hydroxythreonine-4-phosphate dehydrogenase PdxA, which translates to MANKRPVLALTMGDAAGVGPEIIALALEEKPVGRSVVVVGDIERLRAGAEKARSSTRYKVVESIEKADEIRDHVPVLNVPLGDETIPFGRLSAVSGECAYQCLVKAIDLSMEGKIDAIVTAPINKEAIHLAGHDFPGHTEVLAYRTGAQDTVMMLVAGPMRALHVTTHIPVAMVPSRVTIERIVRVLELGDAALKKMGLKTPSFAVAGLNPHAGESGIFGAEEKEIIIPAIRTAREMGIRVEGPIPPDVVFLKMHRGKYDAVIAMYHDQGHIPLKLLAFESGVNVTLGLPIIRTSVDHGTAFDIAGKGLADPGSLTEALRLASSMAGTRTR; encoded by the coding sequence ATGGCGAATAAAAGGCCGGTCCTGGCCCTCACCATGGGAGACGCAGCCGGAGTGGGGCCGGAGATCATCGCTCTGGCTTTGGAGGAGAAGCCTGTCGGCCGCAGCGTCGTTGTCGTAGGGGACATCGAGCGGCTTCGGGCAGGCGCCGAAAAAGCCAGGAGTTCCACCAGGTACAAGGTTGTTGAAAGCATCGAGAAGGCTGATGAGATCAGGGACCACGTACCGGTCCTGAACGTACCCCTCGGCGATGAAACGATCCCCTTCGGCCGGTTGAGCGCTGTGAGCGGCGAGTGCGCTTACCAGTGTCTTGTAAAGGCCATCGATCTTTCCATGGAGGGAAAGATCGACGCCATCGTCACCGCCCCCATCAACAAGGAGGCGATCCATCTGGCCGGGCACGACTTTCCCGGGCACACGGAGGTCCTGGCTTATCGCACCGGGGCACAGGACACGGTGATGATGCTCGTCGCCGGTCCCATGAGAGCCCTGCACGTGACCACCCACATCCCCGTCGCCATGGTTCCGTCCCGGGTTACCATCGAGCGGATCGTGAGGGTGCTGGAACTCGGGGACGCCGCGTTAAAAAAAATGGGTCTGAAAACGCCCTCCTTTGCCGTCGCGGGTCTTAACCCCCACGCCGGGGAAAGCGGCATCTTCGGGGCCGAGGAGAAAGAGATCATCATTCCTGCTATCCGGACGGCCAGGGAAATGGGGATTCGCGTCGAAGGCCCCATACCGCCGGATGTCGTGTTCCTGAAGATGCACCGGGGCAAGTATGACGCGGTGATCGCCATGTACCATGACCAGGGCCACATCCCGCTTAAGCTTCTCGCTTTCGAATCGGGGGTCAATGTGACCCTGGGCCTGCCAATTATCAGGACTTCCGTGGACCACGGGACGGCTTTCGATATTGCCGGTAAAGGTCTGGCCGACCCCGGGAGCCTGACAGAGGCCCTCCGGCTTGCCTCTTCCATGGCCGGCACCCGGACCAGGTGA
- the larA gene encoding nickel-dependent lactate racemase: MNLPYGTSHLEFPDKWDGKARLVEPGPFPGRIDSTAEVIRALENPVGCPRLADVARKGQKVALVVPDLTRRAGVSVYLPPLLDELARSGVRDDDVTIIVALGIHRPLDEDELGQLAGKDIRGRYNVVNHEADKHGSNLHMGNTVRGLPVELNRTVAEADRVVLTGSVTYHYFAGYGGGRKSLLPGVASRKSCEAHHRMVVDYRRGKLQGELGPGILEGNPVHGAMLEACLMAPPIFILNTVTEPGGSIIGAAAGELIQAHLDACRRHDIFYRKEIKEPSRLVIASAGGHPRDVNFVQAHKGLYSAHRTVAADGVVILAARCPEGTGNPDFIRWFERCRTEEQWLDELERRYQINGQTAFSTWLRVKAVPTVLISELPPDLVKIMGMIPAGDPVEALQRAGEIL; this comes from the coding sequence ATGAACCTTCCCTACGGCACCAGCCACCTCGAATTCCCCGATAAATGGGACGGCAAGGCGCGCCTTGTCGAGCCCGGCCCTTTCCCCGGTCGGATTGACAGTACTGCCGAGGTGATCCGCGCCCTCGAAAATCCGGTGGGATGTCCCCGTCTCGCTGATGTGGCCCGGAAAGGGCAGAAGGTCGCCCTGGTTGTGCCTGACCTTACCCGCAGGGCCGGAGTCAGCGTCTACCTGCCGCCTCTCCTGGACGAACTGGCACGATCGGGTGTGAGGGATGATGACGTCACTATCATCGTTGCCCTGGGGATCCACAGGCCTCTCGACGAGGACGAGCTGGGACAACTTGCGGGAAAGGATATCCGCGGGCGTTATAACGTCGTCAACCACGAGGCGGATAAACACGGCTCCAATCTCCACATGGGGAACACGGTGAGGGGTCTTCCTGTGGAGCTCAACCGTACCGTGGCCGAAGCTGACCGCGTGGTTCTGACAGGTTCCGTCACGTACCACTATTTCGCCGGTTACGGCGGCGGAAGGAAATCGCTTTTGCCCGGGGTGGCTTCCCGGAAGTCCTGCGAAGCCCACCACCGCATGGTCGTGGATTATCGCCGGGGAAAGCTGCAAGGAGAGCTCGGTCCGGGGATCCTGGAGGGAAATCCGGTACACGGGGCCATGCTCGAAGCGTGCCTGATGGCGCCGCCAATTTTCATCCTCAACACAGTGACTGAACCGGGGGGGAGTATTATCGGCGCCGCCGCGGGTGAACTGATACAGGCCCATCTTGACGCCTGTCGCCGCCACGACATTTTCTATCGCAAGGAGATCAAGGAACCTTCCAGGCTGGTTATCGCCAGCGCGGGAGGGCACCCCAGGGACGTCAATTTCGTCCAGGCCCACAAAGGTCTTTATTCGGCCCACCGGACAGTGGCTGCCGACGGGGTGGTGATCCTCGCGGCTCGATGTCCTGAAGGTACCGGAAACCCTGATTTCATACGGTGGTTTGAAAGGTGCCGAACCGAGGAGCAGTGGCTCGACGAGCTGGAAAGAAGATATCAGATCAACGGGCAGACGGCATTTTCCACGTGGCTGCGCGTCAAGGCGGTCCCGACAGTGCTCATCAGCGAGCTTCCGCCGGACCTGGTCAAAATCATGGGGATGATCCCGGCCGGGGACCCTGTTGAGGCTCTCCAACGTGCCGGGGAGATCCTC
- a CDS encoding ABC transporter substrate-binding protein yields the protein MKHLLRSPVLFAALMAVMAAPCVSGAEEVVVGVILPLSGAQAALGHMQKNSMTLAVEGVNRRGGIDGQDLKLDIRDSGGRVSDIRAIIDHFVNDKAYPLVLGGGSSKVIDAMAERCQYRNLPLVSITGSNDGITRKGYSYLFRVAPPRSEYPAAALEYAAAVIDPKKVALWHEPSDFGSSMADAVRESVREKGWELVWEGSFEPGTMNLEESFKALETLKPDAVFLCAFPPDDTRIVTGLTGRLKSKYGPFNLVPASSLGGSLAACGEGCAGVLAPSLWLSSSGPASQRYNNDYVERFGTLPDYHGAQAYAAVLVAVQALRHGGGLETEALKETLGAMGISTPYGYVTFPDRGGHTNQNNPPNYLVRWNGEGFEKVWPKGQ from the coding sequence ATGAAACATCTCCTCCGATCGCCGGTCCTTTTCGCTGCCCTTATGGCCGTGATGGCGGCACCTTGCGTGAGCGGCGCCGAAGAGGTGGTCGTGGGGGTGATCCTGCCTCTGTCGGGTGCCCAGGCGGCGCTGGGACACATGCAGAAAAATTCCATGACCCTCGCCGTGGAAGGGGTGAACAGAAGAGGCGGCATCGACGGTCAGGATCTGAAACTCGACATCAGGGACAGCGGCGGCCGGGTATCCGATATACGGGCCATCATAGACCATTTTGTCAATGACAAGGCTTACCCCCTCGTTCTTGGGGGAGGAAGCTCAAAGGTCATCGACGCCATGGCCGAGCGCTGCCAGTATCGAAACCTGCCCCTTGTGTCCATTACCGGCTCAAATGACGGGATCACCCGGAAAGGGTACAGCTACCTTTTCCGCGTGGCGCCTCCCCGATCCGAGTATCCGGCCGCGGCCCTCGAGTATGCCGCGGCCGTCATCGATCCGAAAAAGGTGGCCCTCTGGCACGAGCCGTCCGACTTTGGATCTAGCATGGCCGACGCCGTGAGGGAGTCGGTCAGGGAAAAAGGGTGGGAGCTGGTGTGGGAAGGATCTTTCGAACCGGGCACCATGAACCTTGAGGAGAGTTTCAAGGCTCTGGAAACGTTAAAACCGGACGCCGTTTTTCTGTGCGCCTTTCCCCCGGATGACACGAGGATCGTTACCGGGTTGACAGGGCGCCTTAAAAGTAAATATGGGCCTTTTAACCTTGTGCCGGCATCCTCTCTTGGCGGATCACTTGCGGCTTGCGGCGAAGGATGCGCCGGGGTCCTGGCGCCGTCGCTGTGGCTGTCCTCCTCCGGTCCGGCCTCCCAGCGGTACAACAATGACTATGTGGAAAGGTTCGGCACGTTACCCGACTACCACGGAGCCCAGGCCTACGCGGCGGTGCTTGTCGCCGTCCAGGCTCTCAGGCACGGGGGCGGCCTGGAAACGGAGGCTCTGAAGGAAACCCTCGGAGCCATGGGGATCTCGACACCATACGGCTACGTTACGTTCCCGGATCGTGGCGGTCACACCAACCAGAACAACCCCCCGAATTACCTCGTCCGGTGGAACGGGGAGGGGTTTGAGAAGGTGTGGCCGAAAGGGCAGTGA